A stretch of Chionomys nivalis chromosome 2, mChiNiv1.1, whole genome shotgun sequence DNA encodes these proteins:
- the LOC130869690 gene encoding 60S ribosomal protein L10, protein MGRRPARCYRYCKNKPYPKSRFCRGVPDAKIRIFDLGRKKAKVDEFPLCGHMVSDEYEQLSSEALEAARICANKYMVKSCGKDGFHIRVRLHPFHVIRINKMLSCAGADRLQTGMRGAFGKPQGTVARVHIGQVIMSIRTKLQNKEHVIEALRRAKFKFPGRQKIHISKKWGFTKFNADEFEDMVAEKRLIPDGCGVKYIPNRGPLDKWRALHS, encoded by the coding sequence ATGGGTCGCCGCCCCGCCCGGTGTTACCGGTATTGTAAGAACAAGCCGTACCCAAAGTCTCGCTTCTGCCGAGGTGTCCCTGATGCTAAAATCCGCATCTTTGACTTGGGACGGAAGAAGGCAAAAGTTGATGAATTCCCGCTTTGTGGCCACATGGTGTCAGATGAATACGAACAACTCTCTTCCGAAGCTCTGGAGGCTGCCCGTATTTGTGCCAACAAATACATGGTAAAGAGTTGTGGCAAGGATGGCTTTCATATTCGAGTGAGGCTTCACCCCTTTCATGTCATCCGAATCAACAAGATGTTGTCCTGTGCTGGGGCTGACAGGCTTCAGACAGGCATGCGTGGTGCCTTTGGGAAGCCCCAGGGCACAGTGGCCAGGGTTCACATTGGCCAGGTCATCATGTCCATCCGCACTAAGCTGCAAAATAAGGAACATGTGATTGAGGCTCTTCGTAGAGCCAAGTTCAAATTCCCTGGCCGCCAGAAGATCCACATCTCAAAGAAATGGGGCTTTACTAAGTTTAATGCAGATGAATTTGAAGATATGGTTGCTGAGAAGCGACTCATTCCTGATGGCTGTGGGGTCAAATATATTCCTAATCGTGGTCCCCTGGACAAGTGGCGAGCCCTACACTCCTGA